The genomic interval GCCGGCGGCCTGGGCCATGCCGACGAAATCTACGTGCGCGGCGTCTCCGGCGGTGTGCTGGCCGCCGGTCACTTCGTAAACACCGTTCTCCAAGACAATGAGCGTCAGGTTCGTCGCTCCGCTGGCGACGATCGTCACCAGGCAGCCCAGGCTCATCAGCATGCAACCGTCGCCATTGAAGGCGAGGACTTCGCGCTGCGGCTGCGCGAGCGCCATGCCCAATGCCAGCATGGGCGCGTGCCCCATCGCCGAGGGAATG from Pirellulales bacterium carries:
- a CDS encoding thiamine pyrophosphate-dependent enzyme, whose amino-acid sequence is IPSAMGHAPMLALGMALAQPQREVLAFNGDGCMLMSLGCLVTIVASGATNLTLIVLENGVYEVTGGQHTAGDAAHVDFVGMAQAAGFTSTARFTDLEDWRARAAEVLSLPGPRFIVLEVARVADHELVSPGPMAARIARFREALGTG